DNA sequence from the Pseudanabaena sp. BC1403 genome:
GCACGAGCTTGCTGTGCAGCCATTGCTTGCTGCTGTTGTTCAGGAGTCATCGCAGCACGAGCTTGCTGAGCTGCTAGTGCTTGTTGCTGCTGAGCAGGAGTCATTGCCGCACGAGCTTGTTGCTGTTGGGCTTGGGGATTATTGGGAGGAGCTTGAGGATTGCTAGGAGGAGCGACACGCTGCTGGGCGGGTGCGGTGGGGTTTGTACGTGGCTGTGGCAGACCGCCACCAGAGGAAGGCGGCGGTACGGGAGTCATCCCAGATTGCGTCATAGTTGAACCTCGAAAATTGCTGTAGTTAGAGATCAGGTTTGATGAGGAGCTTTTTGCTATTCAAATTCTGCTATTTGACCTAAAAATAACCAATCCTGTGACTGAATAGGCTAAAAATATATTAGCCCTTGTAAATACTATCCTCAAATAATTAATGAATATTCTCAGTGCCCTGCGATCTAAACCGAGCGCAGAAAGCAAAAAAGCTTCAAAGCAATCAACTCCTAAACAAACCAAAGGCATTGAAATTAAGTCTCAACGCGAGTTGGACTATATGCGTGAATCATCTCGCATTGTGGCGACAGTACTCAAGGAAATTTCAGAGATCATTGCTCCTGGGATGACCACGATGGATCTTGATGCTCATGCGGAAAAGCGGATTCGTGAGATGGGTGCTGTACCTAGTTTCAAGGGCTATTGCGGCTTTCCTGCTAGCATCTGCTCTAGCATTAATAATGAAGTCGTACATGGCATACCTAATGCTAGAAAAGTGATTAAGCTTGGCGATCTAGTCAAAATTGATACTGGCGCTTTTAAAAATGGATTTCATGGTGATTCTTGCATTACGGTAGCAATTGGCAATGTCAGTGAGAAGGCAGCTAAGTTAATGCGTGTGGCTGAGGAAGCTTTGTTTAAGGGGATTGAACAGGTAAAGCCTGGTAATTGTATGCTCGATTTGGCTGGGGCAATTGAGGATCATGTTAAGGCAAATGGCTTTGCGATCGTCGAAGATTTTACTGGTCATGGAGTTGGGCGAAATCTACACGAAGAGCCTTCAGTATTTAATTTCCGTACCCATCAATTACCGAATGTGCGCTTTCGCCCAGGTATGACTTTAGCGATCGAGCCAATTTTGAATGCTGGTTCAAAGCGCGTAAGGGTTCTGGCTGATAAGTGGACAGCCGTAACCGTAGACAATCAACTTTCGGCTCAGTTTGAACATACTGTTTTGGTGACTGAAACTGGTTATGAAATTTTTACCGATCGCACAAAAGTTTAATCAAGATCAAAAAAGCTTTGCAAAGCAAAGCTTTTTTGATAGGAATTTATGCAAAATATTTTTTTAGCTGGTTCTAGTCGTGGAGTTGGGCGTGAAATCGCCAAACTATTGCTAGAGAATGAGCCACCATCCGTAAATTTAAAAGTATTGCTCCGCAATCCTACCTATGCAGTTGAGTTAGAAGCTCTAGGTGCAAATGTAGCGTTTGGCGATGCCCTGAACTATGCAGATGTTGAAGCATCACTACAGGGAAATGCGATCGATGTAGTAATTACGACTATGGGTGGCTTGCCAAGCGATCGCGGTGAACGGGCTGACTGTGAAGGCAATAAAAATCTGATTGATGCTGCGGTAAAGACAGGAGTCAAGAAGTTTATTCTGGTTTCTTCGATTGGAAGTGGCAATAGCGTGGTGGCGTTAGCCCCTCAGGTTTTGATAACTTTGGGTGCAATTCTCAAAGAGAAAGAAAAAGCAGAACAGCATCTGGTTGCGAGTGGATTAACCTATACGATTATTCGTCCTGGGGGCTTAAAGTCAGAATTTGCCACAGGAAATGCGGTGCTTACGGAAGATCCTACAGTTTCGGGGATTATCCATCGGGCTGATGTTGCCAAGTTGGTATTTGATTGCTTAAATTCCGACAGGGCAAATAATAAAGTTTTTTCAGCAATTGATCGCAATATGTTGTTTAAACCAGTAGAGTTTAAGTCGTTCGATTTGTGAGACAGCTATGCAGGAATATATTGTTAAAGCTGGAGATACCCTATCTGCGATCGCGAAACGTTTTTTGGGCGCAAATGCTGATTGGCGCGAGATTGCTCGTATTAATAACATTACCAATCCTGCGAGTTTACAAATCGGGCAGAAACTGCTGATTCCTGTTGCTGCTCCACCGAGCGCTCAAAATCCTGAAGTCGCCATGGTCAGGAA
Encoded proteins:
- the map gene encoding type I methionyl aminopeptidase produces the protein MNILSALRSKPSAESKKASKQSTPKQTKGIEIKSQRELDYMRESSRIVATVLKEISEIIAPGMTTMDLDAHAEKRIREMGAVPSFKGYCGFPASICSSINNEVVHGIPNARKVIKLGDLVKIDTGAFKNGFHGDSCITVAIGNVSEKAAKLMRVAEEALFKGIEQVKPGNCMLDLAGAIEDHVKANGFAIVEDFTGHGVGRNLHEEPSVFNFRTHQLPNVRFRPGMTLAIEPILNAGSKRVRVLADKWTAVTVDNQLSAQFEHTVLVTETGYEIFTDRTKV
- a CDS encoding SDR family oxidoreductase is translated as MQNIFLAGSSRGVGREIAKLLLENEPPSVNLKVLLRNPTYAVELEALGANVAFGDALNYADVEASLQGNAIDVVITTMGGLPSDRGERADCEGNKNLIDAAVKTGVKKFILVSSIGSGNSVVALAPQVLITLGAILKEKEKAEQHLVASGLTYTIIRPGGLKSEFATGNAVLTEDPTVSGIIHRADVAKLVFDCLNSDRANNKVFSAIDRNMLFKPVEFKSFDL